The nucleotide sequence TATAAACCTGCTTTCCTGCGACGCCCGCATCAACTTTATACGTATAGCCTGGCTGCGGAACCAGAGTTGTCTGTGCCTGAGCAAACGACAGCAGCAGGACATTGATCAGGACAAGGAAACTACATTTTACCATTAATCCGGCGGTTGGTTTATAAGGTGATGGATTCTTCTTTTTCGTCGAAAAACAGATAGTTCAGAAAGTCGCAGTACGGCTTCAGGAGTTGACAGCCACGTACAATCTCATCAGCAAAATTTGGTTTCAGGACTTCTTTGTCGGTATAACGGTGCATGAAAAACAATTCCTTCCGACGTAACAGGTCAATGTTCGGGTGATCGGCCGAGTAGCCTTTGGGCGTTGTTTTCATCACCTCGCCCGCAGCTTCGGGAAAGTAGGCTTTAAACGCATCGGCTTCGATGATATTTTTCAGTTCATCTACGTTGTAGTCCACCTCCTGCCGGAACTTGGTCAGATTGGCGGGCGTTGGCTGCCACATGCCCCCGCCCAGAAACGACTGGTTGCCGGGCTGAATCTGAATAAAGTAATCAATACGACCGGAATGCCGCCCACCGGGTCCAATTGCAAAAGCCAGGTTTGATTTATAGGGCGCTTTGTCTTTCGAAAACCGAATGTCGCGGTTGATACGAAAAATACAGTCTTTAACAGACGTATTGGACAGTGGCTCAAACGCGCTCATGTTCGTCAGAACGCGTTCGACAACCCCACACAGTTCGGTTTTGGCGGCATCGTAGCGGCTGCGGTTAGCCTGAAACCACTCACGGTTATTGTTCTGGACGAGATCGCGGAGAAAATCAAGAGTTGGGGCTGTAAAGGCAGCCTTTGCTATATTCTGTTTTGCCATAACAACCAAAGATAGGTAATCGCTGTCAACGTTACCCAATCCGGCAATCAGTTCACACCAAAAAGTTGCCGTTTAAACTGACGGGGGCACATGCGTTCGATGGAGCGGAATGCATTGCTGAAATGTGTCAGGCTGTTGAACCCCGATTCGTAGCACGCATCGGTAATGCTTTTGCGGGGATTACTTAAAATAGCCTTGGCCCGGCGGATACGCTCGGTCAGGATAAATTGAGCGGGCGATATGCCAGTCTCGTTTTTAAACTGCCGGAAGAAGTGGGACTTCGACAGACAGGCTTTCTCCGACAATTCTTCAATCGTCAGATT is from Spirosoma taeanense and encodes:
- a CDS encoding DUF2461 domain-containing protein; its protein translation is MAKQNIAKAAFTAPTLDFLRDLVQNNNREWFQANRSRYDAAKTELCGVVERVLTNMSAFEPLSNTSVKDCIFRINRDIRFSKDKAPYKSNLAFAIGPGGRHSGRIDYFIQIQPGNQSFLGGGMWQPTPANLTKFRQEVDYNVDELKNIIEADAFKAYFPEAAGEVMKTTPKGYSADHPNIDLLRRKELFFMHRYTDKEVLKPNFADEIVRGCQLLKPYCDFLNYLFFDEKEESITL